Proteins encoded within one genomic window of Tamandua tetradactyla isolate mTamTet1 chromosome 11, mTamTet1.pri, whole genome shotgun sequence:
- the CDC7 gene encoding cell division cycle 7-related protein kinase, with the protein MEATLGIHVDEPTAFSPLRGRFQVEGSLKKNEQNFKLAGVRRDIEKLYEAVPQLGNVFKIKDKIGEGTFSSVYLATAQLHTGPEEKIALKHLIPTSHPIRIAAELQCLTVAGGQDNVMGVKYCFRKNDHVVIAMPYLEHESFMDILNSLSFQEVREYMFNLFKALKRIHQFGIVHRDVKPSNFLYNRCLKKYALVDFGLAQGTHDTKIELLKFVQSEAQQESFSQNKTHIITGNKISLSGQAPKALNQQPTTKSSVKRPYTNAQIQVKQGRDGKEESVGLSVQRSVFGERNFNIHSSISHESPAVKLMKHSKTVDVLSRKLATKKKAISTKVINSGVVRKSASSCPANLTCDCYATDKVCSICLSRRQQVAPRAGTPGFRAPEVLTKCPNQTTAIDMWSAGVIFLSLLSGRYPFYKASDDLTALAQIMTIRGSRETIQAAKTFGKSILCSKEVPAQDLRKLCERLRGIDSETPKLTSDMQEPASHNPTFSEKIDHKASHLIHTPQTQLSGNSLHKENSKGCFDEHTTNLEDWDEVPDDAYDLLDKLLDLNPASRITAEEALLHPFFKDMSL; encoded by the exons GTGTTAGAAGAGATATTGAGAAGCTTTATGAAGCTGTACCACAACTTGGTAATGTGTTTAAGATTAAGGACAAAATTGGAGAAG GCACTTTCAGCTCTGTTTATTTGGCCACAGCACAATTACACACAGGTCCTGAAGAAAAAATTGCTCTTAAACATTTAATTCCAACAAGTCATCCTATAAGAATTGCAGCTGAACTTCAGTGCCTTACAGTGGCTGG GGGGCAAGATAATGTCATGGGAGTTAAATACTGCTTTAGGAAGAATGATCACGTAGTTATTGCTATGCCATATCTGGAGCATGAGTCCTTTATG gacattttgaattctctttcctttcaagaAGTACGGGAGTATATGTTTAATCTGTTCAAAGCTTTGAAACGCATTCATCAGTTTGGTATTGTTCACCGCGATGTTAAACCTAGCAATTTTTTATATAATAGGTGCCTGAAAAA GTACGCCTTGGTAGATTTTGGTTTGGCCCAAGGAACCCATGATACAAAAATAGAGCTTCTCAAATTTGTCCAGTCTGAAGCTCAGCAGGAAAGCTTTTCACAAAATAAGACCCACATAATCACAGGAAACAAGATTTCATTGAGTGGCCAAGCACCTAAAGCACTGAATCAGCAGCCCACCACAAAATCATCTGTTAAAAGACCCTACACAAATGCACAAATTCAAGTTAAACAAGGAAGAGATGGAAAG GAGGAATCTGTAGGCCTTTCTGTCCAGCGCTCtgtttttggagaaagaaatttcaatatacacAGCTCCATTTCACATGAGAGCCCTGCAGTGAAA CTTATGAAGCACTCCAAGACTGTGGATGTATTATCTAGAAAGttagcaacaaaaaagaaagctatttcTACAAAAGTTATAAATAGTGGTGTGGTGAGGAAAAGTGCCAGTTCTTGTCCAGCTAACCTGACCTGTGACTGTTATGCAACAGATAAAGTTTGCAGTATTTGTCTTTCAAG GCGGCAGCAAGTTGCCCCTAGGGCAGGAACACCAGGATTCAGAGCTCCAGAGGTCTTGACAAAATGCCCCAATCAAACAACAG CAATTGACATGTGGTCTGCAGGGGTCATATTCCTTTCTTTGCTTAGTGGACGATATCCATTTTATAAAGCAAGTGATGATTTAACTGCTTTGGCTCAAATTATGACAATTCGTGGATCCAGGGAAACTATCCAGGCTGCTAAAACTTTTG gcAAATCAATATTATGTAGCAAAGAGGTCCCAGCACAAGACTTGAGAAAACTCTGTGAGAGGCTCCGGGGTATAGACTCTGAAACTCCCAAATTAACAAGTGATATGCAAGAACCTGCCTCTCATAACCCAACTTTTTCAGAAAAGATTGATCATAAAGCTTCCCATCTCATACATACACCTCAGACGCAGCTCTCAGGAAATTCATTGCATAAAGAGAACAGTAAAGGCTGTTTTGATGAACATACTACCAATTTAGAAGACTGGGATGAGGTACCTGATGATGCATACGACCTGCTTGATAAACTTCTAGATCTAAATCCAGCTTCAAGAATAACAGCAGAAGAAGCTTTGTTGcatccattttttaaagatatgagCTTATGA